A region of Vigna radiata var. radiata cultivar VC1973A chromosome 6, Vradiata_ver6, whole genome shotgun sequence DNA encodes the following proteins:
- the LOC106764089 gene encoding peamaclein translates to MKLSFAAMLLLCLLLSFSFFQLSSAASGFCSSKCANRCSKAGRKDRCLKFCGICCSKCKCVPSGTYGNKHECPCYRDLKNSKGKGKCP, encoded by the exons ATGAAGCTATCATTTGCTGCTATGCTGCTTCTGTGTCTTCTCCTaagcttctccttcttccaaCTCTCATCTGCCGCTTCTG GTTTCTGCTCTTCAAAGTGCGCGAATAGGTGCTCAAAGGCAGGGAGGAAGGACAGGTGCTTGAAGTTCTGTGGAATCTGCTGCAGCAAGTGTAAGTGTGTGCCCTCTGGGACTTATGGCAACAAGCACGAGTGTCCTTGTTACAGGGACCTGAAGAACTCCAAGGGCAAGGGAAAGTGCCCTTAA
- the LOC106762917 gene encoding uncharacterized protein LOC106762917: MERKQGFFSALKDEVVRGLSPARSRAKSPARSSSPMSSLLRRRRKHHAPPPELFIARSGSLRPAEALSPLKEGPDGTDGHDSTRGEGRWGQWMKGPLARAPSVSSSSSSSSSCKKSDLRLLLGVLGAPLAPVHVCTTDPFPHLSIKDIPIETSSAQYILQQYIAASGGQKLQNSINNAYAMGKVRMIASEFETANKVTRSRNSSKAAESGGFVLWQMNPDMWYVELALGGSKVHAGCNGRLVWRHTPWLGAHAAKGPVRPLRRALQGLDPRTTASMFINARCIGEKKINEEDCFILKLCADPSTLKARSEGPAEIIRHVLFGYFSQKTGLLVHLEDSHLTRIQNNGGDAVYWETTINSFLDDYRPVEGIMIAHSGRSVVTLFRFGETAMSHTKTRMEEAWTIEEVAFNVPGLSLDCFIPPSELRFASMSEACELPQGQRVKTAVAAAAYHAKVAQLQKSHEGNTNNINWTVDV; encoded by the exons ATGGAGCGGAAGCAAGGGTTCTTCTCCGCGCTGAAAGACGAGGTGGTTCGCGGTCTGTCGCCTGCGCGCTCACGCGCCAAGAGCCCGGCAAGGAGCTCATCGCCGATGTCGTCGCTGCTGCGGCGGCGACGGAAGCACCACGCGCCGCCGCCGGAGCTCTTCATCGCGAGATCGGGCAGCCTGAGGCCGGCGGAGGCGCTCTCGCCGCTGAAGGAAGGACCAGACGGAACCGACGGCCATGATTCAACGCGCGGAGAGGGAAGGTGGGGCCAGTGGATGAAAGGACCACTCGCGAGAGCACCCTCTGTTTCCTCCTCCTCATCGTCCTCTTCCTCGTGCAAAAAGTCCGATCTGAGGTTGCTGCTTGGCGTGTTGGGTGCCCCACTCGCCCCCGTGCACGTGTGCACCACGGACCCCTTCCCTCACCTCAGCATCAAAGACATCCCCATT GAAACTTCGTCTGCTCAGTACATATTGCAGCAGTACATTGCTGCTTCTGGGGGGCAGAAGCTTCAGAATTCGATTAACAATGCTTATGCCATGGGGAAGGTGAGGATGATAGCCTCTGAGTTTGAGACAGCGAACAAGGTCACGCGCAGCCGGAACTCCTCCAAGGCTGCCGAGTCCGGTGGGTTTGTCTTGTGGCAGATGAACCCCGACATGTGGTATGTTGAGCTTGCTCTTGGTGGCAGCAAGGTTCATGCCGGTTGCAATGGGAGATTAGTGTGGCGGCACACGCCGTGGCTCGGTGCACACGCTGCCAAAGGGCCAGTTCGGCCTTTGCGACGCGCCCTTCAG GGCCTTGACCCTCGAACGACTGCAAGCATGTTTATCAATGCAAGATGCATTGGGGAGAAGAAGATAAATGAAGAGGACTGTTTCATCCTGAAGCTCTGTGCAGACCCCTCAACATTAAAAGCCAGGAGTGAGGGTCCAGCGGAGATCATAAGGCATGTTTTGTTTGGGTACTTTAGCCAGAAAACGGGGCTTCTTGTACACTTGGAGGACTCCCATTTGACCCGCATTCAGAATAACGGTGGTGATGCAGTGTATTGGGAGACCACAATAAATTCCTTTCTTGATGATTACAGGCCTGTTGAGGGGATCATGATTGCTCACTCGGGTCGTTCTGTAGTGACGCTTTTCAGGTTTGGGGAAACTGCTATGAGCCACACTAAAACCAGGATGGAAGAAGCTTGGACGATTGAGGAGGTTGCGTTCAATGTTCCTGGCCTCTCCTTGGACTGTTTCATTCCTCCATCTGAGCTAAGGTTTGCTTCCATGAGTGAAGCCTGTGAGCTTCCTCAAGGTCAGAGGGTGAAGACTGCCGTGGCAGCAGCTGCATACCATGCCAAAGTTGCTCAACTACAAAAATCGCATGAAGGAAACACTAATAACATTAACTGGACAGTGGATGTTTAG